A single genomic interval of Pseudomonadota bacterium harbors:
- a CDS encoding LptF/LptG family permease, with product MKITDRYIIRNFLQASLLVTAILLFLFSFIELMGQLKDIGTGHYQLGDAFRYVILTTPKRWFDLLPVATLLGSIIGLGLLADHNELLAMQAAGLRPWRICLPILIIVILFMVIAGISAEFIIPPLEQQARTQRLLALSDTGMIMTKDEFWIRSGNNIIRIGKPSTLDTMADMDIYECDQQGQLKTYLHSPKADIVDKQIWRLQNVEKREFTKEGISRQTITQL from the coding sequence ATGAAAATAACCGACCGTTATATTATCAGAAACTTTCTCCAGGCATCCCTCCTGGTTACCGCCATTCTGCTCTTCCTTTTCAGTTTTATCGAATTGATGGGGCAATTAAAGGATATCGGCACCGGTCATTACCAGTTGGGCGATGCCTTTCGTTATGTTATCCTGACCACCCCTAAACGCTGGTTTGATCTTCTCCCGGTCGCCACCCTGCTGGGCAGCATCATCGGCCTGGGACTCCTTGCTGATCATAATGAACTTTTAGCCATGCAGGCCGCTGGTCTCAGACCCTGGAGAATCTGTCTGCCGATACTGATTATCGTGATTCTTTTCATGGTGATTGCGGGTATTTCCGCCGAATTTATTATTCCACCACTGGAACAACAGGCCCGAACCCAGCGACTACTTGCGCTTTCCGACACCGGCATGATTATGACTAAAGATGAATTCTGGATTCGATCGGGAAATAACATCATTCGGATAGGAAAACCATCAACACTGGACACTATGGCCGACATGGATATCTACGAATGTGACCAGCAGGGCCAGCTGAAAACATACCTGCACAGTCCCAAAGCTGATATTGTTGATAAACAAATCTGGCGATTACAGAATGTTGAAAAGAGAGAATTCACTAAAGAGGGCATAAGCAGGCAAACTATCACCCAGCTCA